Proteins encoded by one window of candidate division TA06 bacterium:
- a CDS encoding Dam family site-specific DNA-(adenine-N6)-methyltransferase gives MGRPGKHIETVQSTLLHPTEKQRKSSLSPGPFVKWAGGKGQLLRQYESLFPSTFKSYIEPFVGGGAVFFHLFRADKLKKKNVTLIDSNEELVNCYTAVKDDPEKLIRMLCDSKYKNEEKAYYEIRGERPRERFRRAARTIYLNKTCFNGLYRVNRKGQFNVPFGAYKNPLICDSANLKAVSAALQNVEIVCGDFGNCLEFAKKGDFIYFDPPYQPLSKTSSFT, from the coding sequence GAAAGAGCAGTCTTTCACCAGGGCCTTTCGTCAAATGGGCCGGGGGAAAGGGCCAACTGCTGAGGCAGTATGAGTCCCTTTTCCCAAGCACATTCAAGAGCTATATTGAGCCCTTTGTGGGAGGAGGTGCTGTCTTTTTCCATCTGTTCAGGGCAGACAAGCTGAAGAAGAAGAACGTCACTCTGATTGATTCTAACGAGGAACTCGTCAACTGCTACACTGCTGTTAAGGACGATCCCGAGAAACTGATAAGGATGCTATGCGACTCCAAATACAAGAATGAAGAGAAGGCATACTATGAAATCAGGGGGGAGAGACCGCGAGAGCGGTTCAGAAGGGCTGCCAGGACTATCTACCTCAACAAGACGTGTTTCAACGGGCTATATCGAGTCAATCGCAAAGGACAATTCAATGTTCCCTTTGGCGCATACAAGAATCCTTTGATCTGTGACTCTGCCAATCTGAAGGCTGTAAGCGCAGCTCTGCAGAATGTTGAAATCGTGTGTGGTGATTTCGGAAATTGTTTGGAGTTCGCGAAAAAAGGGGACTTCATTTACTTCGACCCACCATATCAACCTTTGAGCAAGACCTCGAGCTTCACCAG